Proteins encoded in a region of the Rhizobium sp. CC-YZS058 genome:
- the hpt gene encoding hypoxanthine phosphoribosyltransferase, with the protein MPVVRGKTIEPLFTAEVIAQRNREMAETIARGSNDDLLVISVLKGSFIFAADLIRAMHDAGLAPEVEFITLSSYGTGTVSRGVKIIKDIDSNVAGRDVLLIDDILESGRTLRFARDLMLERGAKSVSIAVLLDKKVKREVDFEADHIGFECPDHFVVGYGMDVAYAFRELPFVGVVVGE; encoded by the coding sequence ATGCCCGTCGTCCGTGGAAAAACCATCGAACCGCTGTTCACTGCTGAAGTCATCGCGCAGCGGAATCGGGAAATGGCGGAGACGATCGCCCGCGGCAGCAACGACGACCTGCTCGTCATCTCGGTGCTCAAGGGCTCCTTCATCTTCGCAGCCGATCTCATCCGCGCCATGCACGACGCCGGGCTCGCGCCCGAGGTCGAGTTCATCACCCTGTCGAGCTACGGCACGGGCACGGTCTCGCGCGGGGTCAAGATCATCAAGGATATCGACAGCAATGTCGCCGGTCGCGACGTTCTGCTGATCGACGACATCCTCGAATCCGGGCGCACCCTGCGTTTTGCCCGCGATCTCATGCTGGAACGCGGCGCCAAGTCCGTCTCCATCGCCGTGCTTCTCGACAAGAAGGTCAAACGCGAGGTGGATTTCGAAGCCGACCACATCGGCTTCGAATGCCCCGACCACTTCGTCGTCGGCTACGGCATGGACGTGGCCTATGCGTTTCGAGAGTTGCCGTTTGTGGGGGTGGTGGTTGGGGAGTGA
- a CDS encoding response regulator, producing MARILVTEDEDSLRRFVARALQMDGHEVAQAADGADGLAQLQEGPFDLLLSDIRMPVMDGIALAHQAADAFPALKILLMTGYAEQRERADDLAGKIVDVVSKPFSLPDIRRAVATALAA from the coding sequence ATGGCGAGAATTCTGGTGACGGAAGACGAGGATTCGCTCCGGCGCTTCGTGGCGCGGGCGCTGCAGATGGACGGACACGAGGTGGCGCAGGCTGCCGACGGGGCCGATGGCCTGGCCCAGCTCCAGGAAGGGCCCTTCGATCTCCTGCTGTCGGATATCCGTATGCCGGTCATGGACGGCATCGCGCTCGCCCACCAGGCCGCCGACGCCTTTCCCGCCCTGAAGATTCTTCTGATGACCGGCTATGCCGAGCAGCGGGAACGGGCGGATGACCTCGCCGGCAAGATCGTCGACGTCGTCTCCAAGCCCTTCAGCCTCCCGGATATTCGCCGCGCTGTGGCAACCGCGCTGGCGGCGTAA